The Candidatus Stygibacter australis genome has a segment encoding these proteins:
- a CDS encoding radical SAM/SPASM domain-containing protein, producing MINENLRFLRKAITLPRTWNVIKVYAGYFLSLLTRKPYIWGNPPVIMIEPTNICNLQCPLCPSGNGTLKRAKGYMNLATFQNIVDQVHEKSFMIVLWNQGEPLLNKEILQMIRYASDKKMFTLLSTNGNIKPDTNSLVESGLDSLIISLDGATQETYNKYRINGTLSNVLDFARSIVKSRQILKKKNPLLRWQFLVMKHNEHEIEMIRKMAEKIQVDNLELKTVQIYSKEDIDKFLPQNPRYRRYKIQGDNFELKAGIPNRCRRIWVNAVINWNGEMSVCCFDKDIDYALGNINDISLITLWKGNAFQKFRTQILLNRKIYPMCINCGESVKMRVKQTRVN from the coding sequence ATGATCAATGAAAATCTCCGCTTTCTAAGGAAGGCAATCACTCTTCCCCGTACCTGGAATGTAATAAAGGTCTATGCCGGATATTTTTTATCTCTACTCACCAGAAAACCTTATATCTGGGGTAACCCTCCGGTAATTATGATCGAGCCTACCAATATCTGCAATCTGCAATGCCCTCTTTGCCCCTCAGGTAATGGGACTCTTAAACGGGCGAAAGGTTATATGAACCTGGCAACTTTTCAGAATATCGTTGATCAGGTTCATGAAAAAAGCTTTATGATCGTGCTTTGGAATCAGGGAGAACCACTTCTTAATAAAGAAATTCTCCAGATGATCAGATATGCTTCTGATAAAAAGATGTTCACATTGCTTTCTACTAATGGAAACATCAAACCTGATACCAACTCACTTGTAGAAAGCGGACTGGACTCCCTGATCATTTCTCTGGATGGAGCAACTCAGGAGACCTACAATAAATACCGGATAAATGGAACACTTTCTAACGTGTTGGATTTTGCCCGATCTATCGTGAAATCACGCCAGATACTCAAAAAGAAGAATCCTCTGCTGCGCTGGCAATTTCTGGTAATGAAGCACAATGAACATGAAATTGAAATGATCAGGAAAATGGCAGAAAAGATTCAGGTAGATAATCTGGAATTAAAAACCGTCCAGATATATTCTAAGGAAGATATTGATAAATTCCTCCCTCAAAATCCTCGCTATAGACGCTATAAAATTCAGGGTGACAATTTTGAGCTTAAGGCTGGAATACCAAATCGTTGCCGTCGCATCTGGGTAAATGCCGTTATCAACTGGAATGGTGAAATGTCAGTCTGCTGTTTTGATAAAGATATTGATTATGCTCTGGGAAACATCAATGATATATCTCTAATCACTCTCTGGAAGGGAAATGCGTTTCAAAAGTTCAGGACACAAATACTCCTTAACCGTAAAATCTATCCCATGTGTATTAATTGCGGTGAAAGCGTTAAAATGAGAGTAAAACAAACCAGAGTGAATTAA
- a CDS encoding DUF2007 domain-containing protein — protein MNEDYVTVLKTYNLGTIAIAKSLLSDAEIDFTVKNENFGSIYNGFYSVSGFIEIQVRQPDAETALEMLEELQQDSDEPDDDQEEEDISQEVNDQ, from the coding sequence ATGAATGAAGATTACGTTACTGTATTGAAAACTTATAACCTGGGAACTATTGCCATAGCCAAATCATTATTGAGCGATGCTGAGATTGATTTTACGGTTAAGAATGAAAATTTTGGTTCTATATATAATGGATTCTATTCTGTTTCCGGATTTATAGAAATTCAGGTGAGACAGCCTGATGCTGAAACTGCCCTGGAAATGCTGGAAGAATTACAGCAGGATTCTGATGAGCCTGATGATGATCAGGAAGAAGAGGATATCTCGCAGGAAGTAAATGATCAATGA